The Streptomyces sp. M92 nucleotide sequence ACCGAGCGGGCCTCGCCGAGCGCCGTACGCAGGAAGGACTCCACCGCGCCGCGCAGCCGCGGCACCAGCGCCAGTACACCCGCCGCGACGACCGGCACCACCCCCGCCGCGACCAGCAGCGGCCCCACGGCGCCGTCGGGCAGCAGGGTGCCGGGCCGCAGCGCGCCGGGGAACGCGAGCAGCAGGGCGCCCAGCAGCGCGACGCGGCCGACGCTCTCCGCCAGCAGGTAAAGCGCGAGGGCGGCCGAGGAACGGGCGAGCGGCAGCCCGCACACCGCCATGAACCGCAGGTTGACCGCGCTCGCCCCCAGCCCCGTCGGCAGCAGGTGGTTGGCCGCGCCCGCCGCGAACTGCGTGGCCAGCAGCCGCCGCCGGGGCAGCCGCCGGACCACGGCGCCCTGCCGGGTGCAGGCCGCCGCGACCCAGGTCAGACAGGTGGCGCAGGCCGCCGCCAGCAGCCAGGGCCAGCGGGCCGTCGCCAGATGACCGAAACCCTCGGCCAGCACCGACCGGTGCCGCACCGCGACCACGCCGACCAGCAGCAGCGGGAGCACGCAGCACACCCGCCGGACCAGCCGGGCACGGCCCTGGGGCCGGACGGGGGCGGGCACGGGCACGGACTCCTGGGGAATCTCCACCGCTGTCACACCACCACAGACTCCCCGAGCCGCGCCAACTACGGATGACCGACGCGCGGACGACGGTTTACGGACCGCGGGCGGCCGGTCCGCTCCTCGACGCTTGACCTCAAGGAAACTCGAGGTTCTAC carries:
- a CDS encoding lysylphosphatidylglycerol synthase transmembrane domain-containing protein, with amino-acid sequence MLPLLLVGVVAVRHRSVLAEGFGHLATARWPWLLAAACATCLTWVAAACTRQGAVVRRLPRRRLLATQFAAGAANHLLPTGLGASAVNLRFMAVCGLPLARSSAALALYLLAESVGRVALLGALLLAFPGALRPGTLLPDGAVGPLLVAAGVVPVVAAGVLALVPRLRGAVESFLRTALGEARSVHARPARALALWGGALAFPALQTAALVMVGKSLALDVPVGHMAVAYLAATVAVALVPTPGGIGSVEAALVVALVAAGGPAAVATAVVLAFRLLTVWLPLLPGALTLAALVRMRVI